Proteins encoded by one window of Clostridium cagae:
- a CDS encoding response regulator transcription factor, protein MLNIMIVDDEILERQALKMIINNSDSGRVIAEACNGREAIELDRKFNPDVIIIDVKMPGIDGIKASQIIKEQNKNKIIIMITAYDDFELVHKALLLGVNDYILKPIKPSELIDAINNIFVNLKINKDTYVEKSVNELKEVPIKAAIEYIHNNFDEKVSLEQMASICNLSPCYFSKVFKKAVGVNFVSYVNDTKINKAKELLENTDIPVLNVALDLGFDDCGYFIRVFKKSQGVTPKKYREVHKAQ, encoded by the coding sequence ATGCTTAATATAATGATTGTTGATGATGAAATTTTGGAAAGGCAAGCTTTAAAGATGATTATAAATAACTCAGATAGTGGAAGGGTTATAGCAGAAGCGTGCAATGGGAGAGAGGCTATAGAATTAGATAGGAAATTTAATCCAGACGTTATAATAATAGATGTTAAAATGCCTGGAATAGATGGGATAAAAGCATCGCAAATTATAAAAGAACAAAACAAAAATAAGATTATTATAATGATAACAGCTTATGATGATTTTGAATTGGTACATAAAGCATTATTGTTAGGTGTGAATGATTATATTTTAAAACCAATAAAACCAAGTGAATTAATAGATGCCATAAATAATATCTTTGTTAATTTAAAAATTAACAAAGATACTTATGTGGAAAAATCAGTAAATGAGCTTAAAGAAGTACCTATTAAAGCGGCAATAGAATATATACATAACAATTTTGATGAAAAGGTTAGCTTAGAACAAATGGCATCTATATGTAACTTAAGTCCTTGTTATTTTAGTAAGGTATTTAAGAAAGCAGTTGGAGTTAATTTTGTTTCATATGTAAATGACACTAAAATAAACAAGGCGAAAGAGCTACTTGAAAATACAGATATACCAGTACTTAATGTGGCTTTAGATTTAGGATTTGATGATTGCGGGTATTTTATAAGGGTATTCAAAAAATCCCAAGGAGTTACCCCTAAAAAGTATAGAGAAGTACATAAGGCTCAGTAA
- a CDS encoding sensor histidine kinase — MEKVLHLKDAIDINAFQKIQDDISDATEMSIITVDYMGKCATKHSRCSEFCKLMRASDSYSQLCERCDSRGGLEAARLEKPYIYKCHKGLIDFATPIIVDGQYLGSVMAGQVLMEDDKKVNLEKIVNSENNFDSLKKEEKEKLLEAYNKLPVVSFERIQAVAQMMFHISNYIVEEAVSKIVQRELDEKKVKFAESEKMQAELEKEYKASQLKALQSQINPHFLFNVLNSISSLSIVENAPKTQEVIYNLSNMLRYTLKKANKIVSLEEEFDYINSYLNLQKVRFSDRLKYEINIDKQFKNIRIPFMVIQTFVENSVVHGLETKEEGGYIKIFVEDANEYVIVHIEDNGTGIPKEQLNLMKEELKIRDDNNLDKIGINNANKRMAYYYGDEYKIDITSKIRVGTSVKITIKKEV; from the coding sequence ATGGAAAAAGTATTGCATTTGAAAGATGCTATTGATATAAATGCTTTTCAGAAAATACAAGATGATATATCAGATGCTACAGAAATGTCTATAATAACTGTTGATTATATGGGGAAATGTGCAACCAAACATAGTAGATGTAGTGAATTCTGTAAGCTTATGAGAGCAAGTGATTCATATTCTCAGTTGTGTGAACGTTGCGATTCACGTGGTGGTTTAGAAGCAGCTAGATTAGAAAAGCCATATATATACAAATGTCATAAAGGATTAATAGATTTTGCTACTCCTATAATTGTTGATGGTCAATATTTAGGTTCGGTAATGGCAGGTCAAGTGTTAATGGAAGATGATAAAAAAGTTAATTTAGAGAAAATAGTAAACTCAGAAAATAATTTTGATAGCTTAAAAAAAGAAGAAAAAGAAAAGTTATTAGAGGCTTATAATAAATTGCCTGTGGTTAGCTTTGAAAGAATACAAGCAGTGGCACAAATGATGTTTCATATAAGCAACTATATTGTAGAAGAGGCTGTATCTAAAATAGTTCAAAGAGAGCTAGATGAAAAAAAAGTGAAATTTGCAGAAAGTGAAAAAATGCAAGCTGAGTTAGAAAAAGAATATAAAGCATCTCAATTAAAAGCCCTTCAATCTCAGATAAACCCACATTTCTTATTTAATGTATTAAATAGCATATCCTCTTTATCAATAGTTGAGAATGCACCTAAAACTCAAGAAGTTATATATAATCTATCTAATATGCTAAGATACACTTTAAAAAAGGCAAATAAAATTGTTAGCTTAGAAGAAGAGTTTGACTATATAAATTCATATTTAAATCTTCAAAAGGTAAGGTTTTCAGATAGACTAAAGTATGAAATTAATATTGATAAACAATTTAAAAATATAAGAATACCTTTTATGGTTATTCAAACTTTTGTAGAAAATTCTGTTGTACATGGACTTGAGACAAAAGAAGAAGGTGGCTATATAAAAATTTTTGTAGAAGATGCAAATGAATATGTAATAGTACATATAGAAGATAATGGTACAGGAATACCTAAAGAACAACTTAATTTAATGAAAGAAGAACTAAAAATAAGAGATGATAATAATTTAGATAAAATAGGAATAAACAATGCAAATAAAAGAATGGCTTATTATTACGGGGATGAATATAAAATAGATATAACTAGCAAAATAAGAGTAGGAACTTCAGTAAAAATAACTATTAAGAAAGAAGTTTAG
- a CDS encoding transglutaminase domain-containing protein — MKKRNQIISSLIVIALTTSITNTFAYADDKKTNDKINTKTYNKQLNELDEATLKLEQIKVTTGAAAFINPIEDNDNDKIFKENDKESITIKTSARTLDEYLKSKLPRNNRRVKRYSSLSLFQSNKEDIKARLKDGMENYKTNIDIKDLIDLDDINNNSNKILDLYFDVIYENPQIFYCNPTSVKFDNCTYNPSTGKLNSCDIKVNYEYSNDVIDKMREKLNNKINYIKKNYLDECLTDLEIEYAIHDYITQNCTYDKDNYDKKTVPNISHASYGALINQIAVCDGYSKATMLLLNEYGIEAGIVTNDSHAWNYVNIDGNYYQTDLTWDDPTPETNKITYKNFNCSDNVMRKIHPWTSTIPESCTDTTFDDLFRIINGNSVNGKNSVRIKDKLYYLEGTDLWKCNLDGSDKTLFSKNITQSANMVNLVTNDNDIYYLSELEIKKINTNDKKIDTFKNLSDEFNFTSGRYSVQFYIKNSKLNIRFGQSKNDSNLKFTTKEYELKATPEKSDDKPENIVKVDKSSLIAIYDHNKDKVKGTFTDETWNTFLQSLNQAKNILDRDDTTQLDINNALSNLQTSINNLKDKPKNIVKVDKSNLIAIYNHNKDNVKGTFTDETWNTFLQSLNQAKNVLDRDDATQFDINNALSNLQTSINNLKDKPKNIVKVDKSNLIAIYNHNKDNVKGTFTDETWNTFLQSLNQAKNILDRDDATQLDINNALSNLQTSINNLKDKPKNIVKVDNVNHSSSGGSSGGGGSSTKKSSENKTSILNEDNTAISTTKITDNNPSNLNIITTVKNFAQTLTAINNINKKISVDEIYEINNINFNGTIANLKSNNNNYIYVSCTSTLGNSNINSLKIDANKLNSKEKYIYTLDAVTNKLIFINSVQDDLIEIQASNQVQYVLSDTEIQSLKNNDWNKVNNDWLYIENGHTITGWIKTVDNNWYHMDGNGLMQKGWIQDNNKWYYLNQDGSMKTGWFKDISGNWYYLNPNGSMATNTNINGYYINQYGIWQ; from the coding sequence ATGAAAAAAAGGAACCAAATTATTTCAAGCTTAATAGTAATAGCACTTACTACAAGCATTACTAATACCTTTGCTTATGCTGATGATAAAAAAACTAATGATAAAATTAACACAAAAACTTATAATAAACAATTAAATGAGTTAGATGAAGCTACTTTAAAATTAGAACAAATAAAAGTTACTACTGGTGCAGCAGCTTTTATTAATCCAATAGAGGATAATGACAATGATAAAATATTTAAAGAAAATGATAAGGAATCTATTACAATAAAAACCAGTGCTCGAACTTTAGATGAATATTTAAAATCAAAACTACCTAGAAATAATAGACGTGTAAAAAGATATTCTAGTCTTAGTCTTTTTCAAAGTAATAAAGAAGATATTAAAGCAAGACTTAAAGATGGAATGGAAAATTATAAAACTAACATTGATATAAAAGATCTTATTGATCTGGATGATATAAATAACAATTCTAATAAAATTCTAGACTTATACTTTGATGTAATATATGAAAACCCACAAATTTTCTATTGTAATCCAACATCTGTGAAATTTGATAATTGTACATACAATCCTTCAACTGGAAAATTAAATTCATGTGATATAAAGGTTAATTATGAATATAGTAATGATGTTATTGATAAGATGAGAGAAAAATTAAATAACAAAATAAACTATATCAAAAAAAATTATTTGGATGAATGTTTAACAGACTTAGAAATAGAATATGCTATCCATGATTACATTACTCAAAATTGTACTTATGATAAGGATAATTATGATAAAAAAACAGTTCCTAATATTTCACACGCCTCATATGGTGCACTTATTAATCAAATAGCCGTTTGTGATGGATATTCAAAAGCTACCATGTTGTTATTAAATGAATATGGCATTGAAGCTGGCATAGTTACAAATGATAGCCATGCATGGAACTATGTAAATATAGATGGAAATTACTATCAGACAGATTTAACATGGGATGATCCTACTCCAGAAACTAATAAAATTACTTACAAAAATTTTAATTGTTCAGATAATGTTATGCGTAAAATACATCCATGGACATCTACAATACCTGAAAGTTGTACAGATACAACCTTTGATGATTTATTTAGGATAATAAATGGAAATAGCGTTAATGGTAAAAATAGTGTACGAATTAAAGATAAATTATATTATTTAGAAGGAACTGATTTATGGAAATGTAATTTAGATGGAAGTGATAAAACTTTATTTAGCAAAAACATAACCCAAAGCGCTAATATGGTAAATTTAGTGACGAATGATAATGATATATATTATTTATCTGAACTTGAAATCAAAAAAATTAATACAAATGATAAAAAAATAGACACTTTTAAAAATTTAAGTGATGAATTTAATTTTACAAGTGGAAGATATTCTGTTCAATTCTATATAAAAAATAGTAAATTAAATATCAGATTTGGACAAAGCAAAAATGATAGTAATCTTAAATTTACTACAAAAGAATATGAATTGAAGGCTACCCCAGAAAAGTCAGACGATAAACCTGAAAATATAGTAAAAGTTGATAAATCTAGTTTAATAGCTATCTATGATCATAATAAAGATAAAGTTAAAGGAACTTTTACAGATGAAACTTGGAATACTTTTTTACAATCATTAAACCAAGCTAAAAATATATTAGACAGAGATGATACAACTCAACTTGATATAAATAATGCTTTATCTAATTTACAAACTTCAATCAACAATCTAAAAGATAAACCCAAAAATATAGTAAAAGTTGATAAATCTAATTTAATAGCTATCTATAATCATAATAAAGATAACGTTAAAGGAACTTTTACAGATGAAACTTGGAATACTTTTTTACAATCATTAAACCAAGCTAAAAATGTATTAGACAGAGATGATGCAACTCAATTTGATATAAATAATGCTTTATCTAATTTACAAACTTCGATCAACAATCTAAAAGATAAACCAAAAAATATAGTAAAAGTTGATAAATCTAATTTAATAGCTATCTATAATCATAATAAAGATAACGTTAAAGGAACTTTTACAGATGAAACTTGGAATACTTTTTTACAATCATTAAACCAAGCTAAAAATATATTAGACAGAGATGATGCAACTCAACTTGATATAAATAATGCTTTATCTAATTTACAAACTTCAATCAACAATCTAAAAGATAAACCAAAAAATATAGTAAAAGTTGATAATGTTAATCATAGTTCCTCTGGTGGCAGTTCAGGAGGAGGTGGTAGTTCTACTAAAAAATCATCTGAAAACAAAACATCTATCCTAAATGAAGATAATACTGCTATTAGTACTACCAAGATCACTGATAATAATCCATCAAATTTAAATATAATAACCACAGTGAAAAATTTTGCTCAAACATTAACTGCAATTAATAATATTAATAAAAAAATCTCTGTAGATGAAATTTATGAGATTAATAATATTAATTTTAATGGTACTATAGCTAATTTAAAATCAAATAACAATAATTATATATATGTATCTTGTACAAGTACTTTAGGAAACTCTAATATTAATTCTCTCAAAATAGATGCTAATAAATTAAATAGTAAGGAAAAATATATTTACACTTTAGATGCTGTAACAAATAAGTTAATATTTATAAATTCTGTTCAAGATGATTTAATCGAAATACAAGCTAGTAATCAAGTTCAATATGTATTATCAGATACTGAAATACAATCATTAAAAAATAACGATTGGAATAAAGTAAACAATGATTGGCTATATATTGAAAATGGACATACAATAACTGGTTGGATTAAAACAGTAGATAATAACTGGTATCACATGGATGGTAATGGCTTAATGCAAAAAGGTTGGATACAAGATAATAATAAATGGTATTATTTAAATCAAGATGGTTCAATGAAAACTGGATGGTTTAAAGATATTAGTGGAAATTGGTACTACTTAAATCCAAATGGTTCAATGGCAACAAATACTAATATAAATGGCTATTATATAAATCAATATGGTATATGGCAATAG
- a CDS encoding AlbA family DNA-binding domain-containing protein, whose amino-acid sequence MDKRKFMSLLKREEGIKLDYKLKLDLITESGKKEMAKDICAIANTGYGRGYIIVGIQDKTKKIMGVGKEDLFKEEQIQQIITSRCEPPIPLKVDFIYIDNKKIGIITIYDGGQKPYQIRENGAFYIRRGSTTDVMRKQEIITLLEQNLNLTIETCPLINSKIEMLNMELVKKYFRHKGIEVNNENREFLLLSSGIAAQERDGSELRCTYGGLLVFSDDNYLCIPNNMIKIVDNLNNAYGDVYIIQGNLLTMIDKAEKKLSEIIKCDYPCSAITEAIKNAVLYREYFDLNRIIEVTIEKNNVIVSSPGELIDENSKSERIHYNKRNIWLYEKLTTLDDEKRFLNNGQGFKRITNAFNKNRGKVKFINSRIEHSFKVILPGC is encoded by the coding sequence ATGGATAAAAGAAAATTCATGTCACTGTTAAAGAGAGAAGAAGGAATAAAATTAGATTATAAATTGAAACTTGATCTTATTACTGAAAGTGGAAAGAAGGAAATGGCAAAAGATATATGTGCAATTGCTAATACTGGATATGGACGTGGATATATAATAGTTGGAATACAAGATAAAACAAAGAAAATAATGGGTGTTGGAAAAGAAGATTTGTTCAAAGAAGAACAGATTCAGCAAATTATAACTTCAAGGTGTGAGCCTCCTATACCTTTGAAAGTGGATTTTATTTATATAGATAATAAAAAGATTGGAATAATAACAATTTATGATGGCGGACAAAAGCCTTATCAGATTAGAGAAAATGGGGCTTTTTATATAAGAAGAGGTTCAACAACTGATGTTATGAGGAAACAAGAAATTATAACTCTTTTAGAGCAAAACTTGAATTTGACTATTGAAACGTGTCCTCTTATTAATAGCAAAATAGAGATGCTTAATATGGAACTTGTAAAAAAATATTTTAGACATAAAGGAATTGAAGTGAATAATGAAAATAGAGAGTTTTTGCTTCTTTCATCTGGAATTGCAGCACAAGAACGGGATGGAAGTGAGTTAAGATGCACATATGGAGGACTTCTTGTTTTTTCAGATGATAATTATCTTTGTATTCCTAATAATATGATAAAAATTGTGGACAACTTAAATAATGCTTATGGTGATGTTTATATTATTCAAGGGAATCTTTTAACTATGATAGATAAGGCAGAAAAGAAGCTATCAGAAATAATTAAATGTGATTATCCATGTTCAGCTATAACAGAAGCAATAAAGAATGCTGTTCTTTACAGAGAATATTTTGATTTGAATAGAATAATTGAAGTTACTATAGAAAAGAATAATGTTATTGTTTCAAGTCCTGGAGAACTTATAGATGAAAATAGTAAAAGTGAAAGAATACATTATAATAAAAGAAATATATGGCTTTATGAAAAACTTACAACTCTAGATGATGAAAAGAGATTTTTAAATAATGGACAGGGATTTAAACGAATAACAAATGCCTTTAATAAAAACAGAGGGAAAGTTAAGTTTATAAATTCAAGAATTGAGCATAGTTTTAAAGTAATTCTTCCAGGATGTTAA
- a CDS encoding nucleotidyltransferase domain-containing protein encodes MYGINEKVYNNLLVYFEKEKDINKVILFGSRAKGNARINSDIDLCIDCSKKARYKIVENIDDIIGIYSSDILFSDSLNLEVKEQIDKYGIEIYSI; translated from the coding sequence ATGTATGGAATAAATGAAAAAGTTTACAATAATCTTTTAGTATATTTTGAAAAAGAAAAGGATATAAATAAAGTTATCTTATTTGGATCAAGAGCAAAAGGTAATGCCAGAATAAATTCAGATATAGACTTATGTATTGATTGTAGCAAAAAAGCAAGATATAAAATAGTGGAGAATATAGATGATATTATTGGAATTTATTCTTCAGACATTTTGTTTAGTGATTCTTTGAATTTAGAAGTAAAAGAACAAATTGATAAATACGGAATAGAAATATATAGTATATAA